One Primulina huaijiensis isolate GDHJ02 chromosome 8, ASM1229523v2, whole genome shotgun sequence genomic region harbors:
- the LOC140982516 gene encoding uncharacterized protein has translation MNAQMLAGMTRFFAQFAGNNAAAAARPTGPEAVYERFMKMRPKEFSGTSDPMIAEGWIKSLEVIFEFMEIGDADRVRCATYLFSGDARLWWEGAAVALNLATLTWIRFTEVFYSKYFAEEVRTRLTTEFMSLRQGDMTVTEFIRKFERGCHFVSLIANDARAKMMDFLVGLRPILRRDVRVSDPTTYEVAVSKSLAAEQDLRDIERDRQGKRPAQVPHRPPPHQHQQQNKRPFHGQPRNRDQQQQQRGRPAPRTFEHPVCPRCSRRHPGACMSGSGKFFKCGSPDHMFLQCPKRNLPTQGRVFALHAAETNPETMLLTGTDEARAEGGDQ, from the coding sequence atgaatgcccagatgctagctgggatgactaggttctttgcacagtttgcggggaacaatgccgcagccgcagccaggccgacagggcccgaggctgtctatgagaggtttatgaagatgcgtccgaaggagttttctgggacgtctgaccccatgattgccgagggatggatcaaatccctcgaggttatcttcgagttcatggagattggagatgcagacagagtccgatgtgccacctacttattcagtggagatgcccgcttatggtgggaaggagcagcagtagccctgaacttggctacactgacttggatacgcttcacggaggttttctactccaaatattttgctgaggaagtgcgcaccaggttgaccaccgaGTTCATGAGCTTGAGACAGGGTGatatgacggttacggagttcatccgtaagttcgagaggggttgtcactttgtgtcCCTGATAGCAAATGATGCCAGAGCTAAGATGATGGACTtcctggtgggtctacggccgatcttgcgccgtgatgttagggtgtctgaccctactacttatgaggtcgcggTCTCCAAAtccctagccgcagagcaggatctgcgggatatcgagagggatcgccagggcaagcgcccagcccaggtaccacaccgccctcctcctcatcagcatcaacagcaaaacaagaggccttttcatgggcagcccagaaacagagaccagcagcagcagcagcggggacgcccagccccgaggacctttgagcacccagtctgtcccaggtgctcacgccgccatcctggagcatgtatgtctGGCTCTGGAAAGTTTTTTAAGTGTGGGAGTCCTGACCACATGTTTCTGCAGTGCCCTaagaggaatctgcctacccaaggcagagtttttgctctccatgccgcAGAAACAAACCCGGAGACTATGTTgttgacag